In the Populus trichocarpa isolate Nisqually-1 chromosome 8, P.trichocarpa_v4.1, whole genome shotgun sequence genome, TTACAATCAAGGTCCAAACGTTGACACCCTTGGGCACAAAAATGTCTCCAAATTTCATGTCCTGTAACGCCTCCCTGGATATCACACAAACTGGAGGGTAGAGGCGCAGAGATTCATGAATCACCATCGTCAACTGCAATCAATCAAGTTGCTTATTAGTCAATTGGATGATGTTTTAACAGTTAAAGTAACCGGAGAGATGACTCAATCGGAAGGGCTAGCATAGAAGAAAGCACTCACTGTTTTCATCCTGCGAACCATGCCAGCATCAGGCATTTGCCCCCCACAGACCTCAAGCACCTCGGCTCGAACTCTATCTTGCCATTCAGGATTTGATCCCAAAAGCATCATTGTCCATGTTGCAGTGACGGAAGTTGTTTCATAGCCAGCCAAGTATATGTTCTTGCAATTGTCAACAACGAAACGGTCCATTTCAGCTTTGCTGGTCTCACTATCCTTGGCTCCTTTCAGGATTATTTCTAACAGGTCCTTCGAtgtttgttccttttcttccttcacttccttcaaaattaaagcACGCACTTCTTTCTCTAATCTCCAAACTTCTCTGTTGCTCTTAGTTGGTAGAGCCctgaaaaatcacaaagttaACCCTTGCTCTTAAGTACTAAactttttgataaatttcaatataaaaaactgAAGCTGTAAAGCTGTGTACCTCAAAATGGGAATCCCAGAAGACAAAGCTTTCTTTGACATGGCTCCTTGAAGAGCTCTAAGCTTGAGGAATATCTCTTCTCCTTTGGCATAATTACTCCCAAAACATGCTTTTGAAATCACATCTCCAGAGAAGCTTCTCATGTCTTCATCAACGTTGATGTCCACAACTCCTCCCTCACTTTCAATCCTTTTAGTCCACGAATCAACTACTATATTCGAGGATTCGACCATGATGCTCATGAAATTCTACAAAAGTTGGACCATTGTTAAAATAGCAAGAAATTGtagatgtgtgtgtgtgcatgTCTGAGCGCGCGCGCTCATGGGATGCCAATGATTGAAGCACATTTTACCTTGACATTCTCCATGTAAAATTCAGGAGCAAGGATCTTTCTCTGATGTGCCCATATAGCACCATTTGAGGTCAGAATACCTTGGCCAAGCAGAGGACCGCGCTCTTTTACTTGGTAAGAAGGCTTCCCCAAGTCTAAGGAAGTGCAGATGCTGATTTCCTTCACCGCATCAGGATGGTTCATATGCAATATCTGTATGTTCCCAAGCGAGAACATGAATGTTGAACCTGAAAAATGAAAGTAATTAGACTCTCTTCAATTGAAATGATATGATTTCAACATAATTAAACATGGTGTGTTGGAGTTAAAAATGAGAGATTTAAGAGTTGATCTATACCATATTTCTTGCTCCATTGCTCGAAGAATGAGAAGGGAGTGTTGGAAGAATTATGACTTATCACTTGTTCTCCTTCCCGTGATGCTTTTGAGACCTTAGATCGTGCCTTCTTAATGTCCCGTATGTTTCCAAGCAAAAATGCAGGCGGTGGACCTCGGATACCTTGCTTTCGTAGCTTCGAACGAAGCTTTTCTGGCTTGAATATTAGAGCATCACACATCCGTATGACAATGCTGACAAGGCCGATAAGAGCAACGGCAACTGTGACCTtgggcagcagcagcagcagctccaTGTTTTGTTCCCCTCTGTCTTCCCAACTGCAACCGTGCAAGTACTTTTCTCCCTGATGCAAGCTTACTTATACATTTACTTGCCTTGGACTTCTCACATATCAAGCTATATATTCCAGATTATAATAATCTGAAAGAAGAGTCCTAATTAGCAACGTAGTTATGAAATTCTAGTCTTTTTTGGATTATGAATTTTAACTTGAGCTGTATATACCTCAGAGAGGCACAAGAGAGAATATTGCCAATAAGACAACAATAGGAATTACCCAGCATATAAACGTTGTGGCTTTTTGGATTGATAAGGAGGCTACTTGGCTCCTCGGTTGGTTTGTCCTGGACCTCAGGATGATCGCCGCCTAAAAGCCTATGGCCAATACTAGCGCTATCTTCCGAAAGATCATAATGTTATATCTATTTTggtttaaagaattttttttttataaatgtattaaaatactattttttaatttttaaaaattatttttgatactaaaaaacatcaattttttgcaCTTAGTAATTTTCAATATCCCAAATATCGGACGTTATGTTTTTGGCATCTGTCTAAAGGTGCCTTATGCTGTCGGTATGTAATCATGTTCTTTCTGGATTTTTGCTAAGGTGGTATCaaccctccttttttttttttttttttcttttttgagaacaTGCAATTGCAGAAGCTCCTTGGTGCTGGGAACCTCCATCAATAATGGTATAGTAAATCTTCACAGCGACTTATAAGAACTAAGATTAATGATGAGAGGATGAGGAATGTCATGCCAAATGCATATTGAAGTTTTGGAGGAAGGGATGATGATGCCGCGATGTCTTGTATGCTAGCTTTTTCAATGTTTCTGTTTTGACGAAAATGACGAATGTATACAAAATCCTTTTAATTactaactataaattaaaaggcattatttttttttttactgtgaattacatcataaaaactgatgccttttagttataatttttttttctgttttttaattaattttttttgtttaatttaatttgttaatattaattttttttctatttagttataatATTCTTATAACATGGATACCAGGTTTCACAAATTAACCTAgtttattcagattttttttatttagtaattttcttacgatagatttttttgttttgttttttttaattaatctttttttttgtttaatttagttcattaatattatttttttctatttagttatcacactctcatgacatgaatcccaagtttgacgggttaacctgatttgacgggttaacccagttgattcaattttttttttatttttcttcattagttttttttctttcaatttcatcttttaatattgtaactATAACTAAATGAGGTCAAACTTTTACTGGGGATTGCACTATGCAAATTCACAGTGAAAGACAAATGCCTTttagttataggtttttttttgcttttttcttttgaattaatcttttttttaatttagttcgttaatattaaattttttttttgtatttagttatcacactctcatgacacggatctcaggtttgatatgttaacatggtttgacgggttaacctagttgattcatttttttttctttttattaattagttttttcttccaatttcatcttttaatatcgatttgattgagaattaaatttcatgatttgttttgtttacttttcattatATTATTGTGATCTTATGAGTGGATTTTACTATACTCCTCCTCGCAAAGCACTATCCATTGGAATAGTTCtttactttgttgtttttttcttttcaattaattttttttgtttaatttcattatgtaatattaattttttctatttaattatcatattttcatgacacgaccttgcagccagattcatatccaaggctcttgggtttAGTATTGCAACAAGACCCAAGGCTCTTGAGTCTGACTTTGCAGGCAAACTTACTTAAACTTaagtcatgcaagtttaatattattattaatattaaaaatattattatttgtattataaatattattcttgagtcaggcgttgcagccagacccaagacTCTTGGATCTCGCTTTACAGATAGATCTAACACTCTTggatcttagatttttttacattttttatgccAAAAAAATTGATCCACGGCGTAGTGCGGGCCACCTAACTAGTCTTAACAAAAATAGCATCGCCAAATAAAAACCCTTTATTAATGGGAATTCATTCATACCAATTTTAAACTCATAATTATCTGATTTGAttgtttaaagattttaaattaaaaaactaaaaacttaattattttagtttgattttgtgtttaaaaatgatatttgtaaaaaaaacgtTGTTTGAGAGGccgaaataattattttagttgtGTTCTATGCCACAACTCGATTCCCAGATCTATAACTGACACTTAGAGAAGGTCCCCTTCCAAAGTTTCATATCTATGCAAACCCAAATTTATACACGAACTTATCCTTTAAATAACTCAATTTGAGTTCAACGCAACactaataacaaaacaaacttcattgtatagtttgattattttaatataagaattaatataaattcatagtTGTGGAGCattaactagacataaaggaaaaatgattacaataaaaaaacaggttctgaaggtccaacaaaagtgACCCGCTAACAAGTTATAAGcttgaaaaagataaataatgaaggagtgagttcaacaactctgtgagtagataacgtttaatatatatacgcgaggtatatatatgaaagtttCTCAAATAGatcataaaaatatcataaggtaaaacttgttataaaatcaaaatgcaatgagtaTGAGGCACCATACTATGAGATGATCAATCCATATAGGTTgatgactcccccgaccaactagaaTTTCAGATAcaatgtgcacaaagactaacactatcTTGTTAGTATGAGTATTTTAATTGACATACAATAGGCTTCTATCATAATCAAACATACAAATTCATATCCGAAGACttaactcatgacatcaattaaatgaggagctatcaatttaGAAGTCAATCTAAAAATGTATATTGACTCATATTAAGAATTCAGctttaacaattaattatgCTTTATCGTAACAaatgataataatcaacatagagacacacacacacacacgatcCAATTCGtattaataattcaaatatttatactatttctcatgcatatataaaattatctactcacctgactcaaaagcGAACATAACTCGAAAGCAAATACCGAAGGAAATCCCATTGATGTCACGCATGTgaaatatcaggattatctgaatataaaagaagacattctaaaaaatgacttgaaaagaatgtataacctatttaataaacttaactaaggATCTAActcataaccctatatgtttatAAACTAAActagtcattttttttcaaaaaccaaataattaaatGGTTTTCTCGAAATTTAAttcaagagaaaacaaatcataaaagttGATAATAATTCACCAAATAACCCTCaaatattcatcaaaccaatctgaaaaaattaaaattacagctAAGACCAATCTggaattttattagattttaggggtcaaattataattttatcaaattagaagaccaaaataaaaatatcataaattcataactatatTAGATTTTTGCCCATTATTCATCCTCAATTCTGTCTAGAATCTTTAATTATGCTTCAGggaccaatttgttttttccaaagtttagggactaaactgtaattttcataaattgagTTACCAAAATGAAATTGTCATTTTCAACCTCAAAACTAGATTTTTCCATAGATCACCTACTGATATATCAAAATTTCTaactcaaattcatcatttaaacaaaccataactcaaaatcatcattgttacctaaaatcttttaaaatcaactaaataactcATTACTCATAACAATTAACCTATAATACTCCaatcaattcatcaatcaacctcaaaacaaaatcttcaaaaccttAATATTCAACAAAACATAATACATAACCAAAGTGTAAATCTTacattttaaacttattttctctaACTCTTTTCTTCTACCTttatctttttctcttctttttctttccctcacATGATTTTATCTCTATGAATTCagatatcttcttttttttccttttctatttatatttattaactttttattcaattactacAATATCCCTTCTTCATTTATACATCTAAGCTTTCAAGAACTTTGTTGTCTTTTCCtattattctcttttttattttcaaaacatcacattcTAGGTTGATTTACCGGTTATAAAATTGGAGTTTCAATGATGAGTGATAAAAAAGTATTCTAATCCAAAAAGACATCATAAttcatgtaataaaaaaaagaatatatattactattttaaagggtgtcaatttaaaaaaaaataaaataaaaaaatccttatttaAACGGCTAACAATTCAAGAGTATCCTTATAGATTCCTGACCTAAAATACCGGGAGACTTGCAAAAAAATTCGAAAACTTAGGATTTgtgagaagagagaagaaaatgagggGGCTCTTATATGAGTGCATCAACAAAAAGAGGGAGCTGTGATTCACGAGTTTTTGAACATATCTAAACAATAAGTTAAATACCGTTCTGCAAGTCAACATACAACCCTAGGTCAAAGTTACAAGAAAGTGGACTTGTACAAATTGatgtggtttttgtttttttttttacatgctttCGATCAATTCAATCGAAATAAGAGTCTATCTCAACTTCAATGGATTCGCCGTCGGAAGTTCTGTTTGAGCGACATAGTTGCAAACTTTTTGTAGGCTCCAGGATTTTTATGACTATTTTTGAATTATAGATCAATACAACAAGAAATTTTTCTGGGTATCTTTTGATGTGcttttctttgaacttttttaCCATAAAAGCCGCAGTTCTCCCCCGTCAATAGTATATTTGAGTCTCACCATTTCACTCCTATGGTAGGATTTTTTTCGGCTTTGTATTTTCCAATCAAACTTGCTCAGCTGACAAATATGGTTTGAAACATAGAGAGGCAGTTTGGGATTTTTCCAAGCTACCAGAGTCTCCCTTCACTTTGTGCAGGTACCTACTATCAGAAAGCGATTTTCTATGATTTTCTGTGTAAGCATTTTTCTCTGCTTTTCCTGACAGTTTGTGCTGTAATATggaattaaattgtattttatttattgattgaaaatgTCATTAAATTAAGGTTTGCTTCGGCGTGGCTCTCATAAATGTCTCTTGTAGCTTCCCCTAGGATAGATAACACGATCGCATATGATCTTTCGTCAGCATCCATTAGTTGGGCTAGCAGTTATCCCATCTTTGTATGCACGCTGATGCCTTCAGAACTTTGCCTTTGGTGTGGTGGTGGCCACGGTCAGTCTGTTCGGTTTTCTCCGCTGGAATCTCTCTCCTCGGCACTATATTAACGTTCTTAGGTTGCCAGAAAATAATATCGAGGTCTGTTACTCTTCTCCCATTTCCTGAAATAACCTTTAATTGTTAATGACGTTTTCATACaatcatataatattaaattaagattgTTGACCGGATTCTTGGCGGATCCTTCAATGCTGTACTCTATCAGGAGCTTGGCCGGAATGATTTCTACAAAACTGGAAGTTTTGAATGCTCAGACAATATTGAAGTCAGgtattttcagcttatttctacTTTGTACACTTTTGGGGTTTATGTTCATCGGAAAGATAGCATCAAAAAATTTCATGGAAGAGATTGAGAGTGAAAATAGCCAATTTTTCCATACATACAAAATGGATGTCACCTCACTATTCATCCTCGGCCTCCTGGCAGTGTCAAGCAGAGTCCCTGGTTCATAAACTTATCTTTATTTTAGAGCCATCATTCTTTTTCCTTGGTTGATCGAAATTATTGCTTCGGCTGGGTGGGTTTACCATGAAGAGACTGATGGGAGTACATTTCTAGGCCTGGAAAAGGCAGGCGTGAGGCACGGTGGATGAAGTTAAGAACAGATTCGAGATCCAACCAAGAATGGCTccatgaaaaagagaaaaaagtcaCTGTTCGCAGAGGACTTCTTGTTGGTTTTGGATGCCAAAAACCTGACACTGGTGTTTCCCCTTCACTGTGTTGGGTTTCTATCCAAGGTTTCATCATTCGAGCAGATGAAAACATTGTTTGCGTGAGCTGTACAAATCTACACACAACAGGAAACTACAGCTGTCATATTCTAGTATATCTCCTATTTATGTAAATCCCGATTGTTATGGAATGGTAGTT is a window encoding:
- the LOC7494901 gene encoding cytochrome P450 714C2 isoform X2; translated protein: MELLLLLLPKVTVAVALIGLVSIVIRMCDALIFKPEKLRSKLRNQGIRGPPPAFLLGNIRDIKKARSKVSKASREGEQVISHNSSNTPFSFFEQWSKKYGSTFMFSLGNIQILHMNHPDAVKEISICTSLDLGKPSYQVKERGPLLGQGILTSNGAIWAHQRKILAPEFYMENVKNFMSIMVESSNIVVDSWTKRIESEGGVVDINVDEDMRSFSGDVISKACFGSNYAKGEEIFLKLRALQGAMSKKALSSGIPILRALPTKSNREVWRLEKEVRALILKEVKEEKEQTSKDLLEIILKGAKDSETSKAEMDRFVVDNCKNIYLAGYETTSVTATWTMMLLGSNPEWQDRVRAEVLEVCGGQMPDAGMVRRMKTLTMVIHESLRLYPPVCVISREALQDMKFGDIFVPKGVNVWTLIVTLHQDPEIWGSDADKFNPERFANGVSGACKHPHVYMPFGVGPRTCLGQHFAMAELKILIATIVSNFSFTISPKYIHAPALRLVIEPEHGVNLLIKKL
- the LOC7494901 gene encoding cytochrome P450 714C2 isoform X3, translating into MELLLLLPKVTVAVALIGLVSIVIRMCDALIFKPEKLRSKLRKQGIRGPPPAFLLGNIRDIKKARSKVSKASREGEQVISHNSSNTPFSFFEQWSKKYGSTFMFSLGNIQILHMNHPDAVKEISICTSLDLGKPSYQVKERGPLLGQGILTSNGAIWAHQRKILAPEFYMENVKNFMSIMVESSNIVVDSWTKRIESEGGVVDINVDEDMRSFSGDVISKACFGSNYAKGEEIFLKLRALQGAMSKKALSSGIPILRALPTKSNREVWRLEKEVRALILKEVKEEKEQTSKDLLEIILKGAKDSETSKAEMDRFVVDNCKNIYLAGYETTSVTATWTMMLLGSNPEWQDRVRAEVLEVCGGQMPDAGMVRRMKTLTMVIHESLRLYPPVCVISREALQDMKFGDIFVPKGVNVWTLIVTLHQDPEIWGSDADKFNPERFANGVSGACKHPHVYMPFGVGPRTCLGQHFAMAELKILIATIVSNFSFTISPKYIHAPALRLVIEPEHGVNLLIKKL